The genomic DNA ATGGATGGCCAAATCTTCTAGTCAGCTACTCCACTGCTGATCCTAGCTGCAGGGAGCCACAGAGCCCTGCACCCGGAGATCTTCTCTGGATCCTGGAAATTCCACGCAGCTCACAAGCCCATCCTCTTGCCCCACCAAGAGGAGCCCTCATTGGCCCTCAGTAGCCCTTCCGCCTCTTCTGCTTAAAAAGAACTGAGGGTGAGGAAGAGATTCCAACCGGAATGGGTCCCCTTTTCTCAAAACCCCCCTTCCAGAGGTCCAGGCACATAGAGGAAATGGAGGAAGGCTCACTTTTCACCCTAGAACTGCTGAGGCCAGAATGTGTCCATTAGCGCTCTCTGAAAGGCTTCTGGCACTCAGAAATTCACCATGCATTTGACATCACCCGTGGCTCTTCAACTCTAACGCttgcttccttctgcctttctcttccctggCCTCAACTTCTGCCCTCCCAGACCTGCTGTCCAGCTTCCCAGTCCCCCCCCGGGGTCCCCACAGAGGCTGTCCTctgtgggagagggagagtggcCTTTTTCTTCGTCCCTAAAACTCCTCCAAGGGGGTCTGAAGGCAGCTAGAAGACCAAGAGCCTTTCTTGAGTCTTGGCTGCTACGTGTTTAGTATTCACAGCGTGTCTCTTAAAAATGTCCTGAGATCAttcatcaggcactgtgctgtgtgcCTAGCTACTCTCctctgggtgtgtgtgcgtgtgtgtgtgtgtgtgtgtgtgtgtgtgtgtgtatctgcgcAGGACCCTCCCTCCATCTGCTGgcgaacacacatgcacacaaacctTAACCTCCTTCCCCTCTCACCAAACCAACCTCATGCTCCAAGCGGACCTTTGCCCGCTGGCAGATCGCTCCCTTCCCGAGGTGGGCtccagggctgggcctgggctcCAAACAGCTCGCACTCCAGTGCTGAGGAGAGACGCTGCCAGCAGGAGCCGAGCCGAAACTCAAAGTGCGTGTAGATGTTGACAGCGTTGACCTGGAGCGGAGCTGCCGGAAAGGCAACCCCAGCGAAAGGCGAGCAAATGGGAGGCGAGGGGAGCTTGGGGAGGCAAGGTCAGGGGCCAGGGAATGGTGTCCCTAAGCGAGCGTTCCCGTCGCCCCTTCTCTGCAgttcactcccccacccccacccccgcacttTCCCGGGTTCACTTTGGAAATTGGCTTGCCCGGTTAGCTGCCAGCAGTTCCCGGCAGAGCTCAAACCGAACAGTCAGGTTCAAGAAGTGAGGAAGCGCCggggtgggtggctgggttgcTGGGTTGTGTCTTGGAAGATTCTTTCCCCAATTGTCaattttgtgcttatttttagTTGTGACCCTAGCCGGGAGCTGTGCCTTTAAGCCGCGTTCCCTATCGGGGAAACCGACGCCAGCACTCGAGGGTCGGGAGGCTCCCGAGAGGCCCCTCTTTTCtgcactccccctcccccgcccccgcccccgcccccgctcccgccccttctcccctccccgcctcggCTGTCCGGCCGCCTCGCGGCCAGCCGTCACCTTGCCGCCTGCCGCACTCCTGGAGCGAGAGAGCGACGAGCGAGCCACGGCGATGGTGCCGCCCGCGGCGCAGCCATGGAGCCCTCCCAAGGAGCCCGCGCGCGCCGCTGCCAGCCTGCCCGCAGCCCGCTGCCTGCGCGCCAGCTCCCCGTGTCCCGGGCCAGCTGCTGCCGCCCCGCCAGCCTCTGCCCGCCACGCCGCCCGGCGCCACTGAGCCCCACGCCCGTGCCGGGCTCGGGGACACGGGCGCCCTagtcccgccgccgccgccgccgcgccgccgccgccgacgaggaggaggaggaggaggaggaggaagaggagacggAGGAGGAAGGTAAGAGGCGCGctgccttggggggggggggggcgcccgcGGGCTCAGCCCGGCCAGGTGTGGGTCGCGGCGGCTGCGTGCCGCTCCAGGTCGGCTCGGGGGCGACCGGCGCTTGGGCGCCCCCGGGAGTCGGGGTCAGGGCGGGGGGCGCAGAGCGTGTCGGGCGGCGCGGAGTTTGGGCGGGGAGCGGCCGGTTGCGCGCCCACTGCCCCGAGAGTCTCCGGCTTAGCAGGCTCGCCTTGGCCGCTGGGGGTGCAGGGTGAGGAGCCGAGTGCAAGGGAGTGCAGCGCGTTCATTATGGGGCCTTTGTGTGTGCGCCGGGGCCCTGGGCACAGTTGGGAGAGCTGGCGAGACTCGGGGCCTGGCTGCTGGGAGGTGGCCACTTAGCTGGGGTGCCCGGAGAAGCTCGAGCCCCAGGGCCGCCAGAAACAGCTGTCTGAAGCATGTGTGTGGTTCTTGGGGCCACGTTCACACGCGGACACggacgcgcgcgcacacacacacacacgcacgcacacacagccGCACCATATACCCGGCGCTCAGCTACAGTCACCCCCATCCAAAGAcgaaacacacagacacacagagaaacacacacacacacagctacacTTGCCCCTTCCACCAGGATGCTAATTAAGCAGTCACCCAAACATACACAGCTAGGCGCACCTCCTCCCCAGTGCCgaaatacatgtacacacacacacacacacacacacacacacacacacacacatttctactCCCCAGCCTGGTGCTTTGGAGGTTGgagagtgtgtatgtgagtgagtgagtgtgtgtgtgtgtgtgtgtgtgtgtgtgtgtgtgttgtctcaGAGTATCCCTGAGAAACTACATGACAGCTGCACATTACTGCAGATCCAATACCTGCTGCCCCccttcacacaaacacacagccaccccccaccccaagctacTGTAGATACCTCCACCAGGGCCCTTGAGAACTCtattctgagggggaaaaaacgTTCCCAACTCTGATAGTTGTGCCCTTCCACGCCCGAGCTCCTGGgtctcctgcacacacacacacacacacacacacacacacacacacacactgaaaccACTGCAGGGGCAAATGCTTGACAACCTTTCCCCAGAAGCAGGTGGCGCCCCTACCCTTGCAGCTGTTACCCAAGAGCCCTTGACCACACTGTACGCTGAGTCCTGTGGACCTGTCCCCTCCCACTGGCATCGGAGTCCGGCTGCAGAGCCCTGGAGTCCAACCGGTGGTCTCAGCATCCTGCAGCTCTTGTGGAGGGCGGGGCAGTCTCTGGACTTCTGCCCATTGGGGAAATTGTTATAAGACCAAGGCTCCCTTGGGGGCGTCCCTCTCAGCGGTGGAGGGTGGGGAATCTATGCTGACTCAGAGAGAAGCCCCAACTGAGTTTTCCCTGCTGGAAAGCTGGGGTGAAAGGCGCACTTTGGCCTGCGGTTCagcagccccccctccccgcccccagggctTCCAGCTGGGAgaccctgcctctccctccccttcctctcctgtcaAGCTCACTGCAGAAGCTGGGAGAATCCAGTTCCTGGCTTCCTCGGAGCTGAGAGAGGCTTCCCAGGAAGCCCTTGCTATTTTCACTGAGCAGAAGGCTCTCAGCTCTCCCCGGGGAGACCTCAACAAGACTTGGCCATGCCCAAGCAGACATGCCGGTTTCTACCCAATTTCAtggcttattattattttttttttcatgtgagaGAAGCATTTAAACCTCAGCAGTTTGGCGTGAGTGAGGGTATCCCTGAGTTGAAATAAAACATAACGCGCGTGGAGGGGGCAGCAAGATTGGAGCGGGGAGGACTGGAGGAGTTGGCTGGTTTAGGTGGAGACACCGAGCCAGACTCCAGCCCTTGGTAAAGTCGTGACAGAGATGGATTCGACGTCATAGCCCTGTCCCTGCACCCCTCCCGTGGGCTGCTCCAGTCGCCTctgggtcccctccccctcccttagACTTTTAGGCGGGGCTTTGCTCCCTGCTCGGGCAAATCTGAGGGCAGAATCCCTG from Leopardus geoffroyi isolate Oge1 chromosome X, O.geoffroyi_Oge1_pat1.0, whole genome shotgun sequence includes the following:
- the LOC123594802 gene encoding translation initiation factor IF-2-like, coding for MLTALTWSGAAGKATPAKVVTLAGSCAFKPRSLSGKPTPALEGREAPERPLFSALPLPRPRPRPRSRPFSPPRLGCPAASRPAVTLPPAALLERESDERATAMVPPAAQPWSPPKEPARAAASLPAARCLRASSPCPGPAAAAPPASARHAARRH